Proteins found in one Nocardia brasiliensis ATCC 700358 genomic segment:
- a CDS encoding AMP-binding protein, whose amino-acid sequence MGIDLNPRVRELLDMYDRPAASAADVLCDRHPANGIAFTIVESDLSSTDLTYGELRERSSRFAAALADLGIGPGDRVATLMAKSADLVVALLAIWRRGAVHVPLFTAFAPPAIAFRLEASRTTVVIADADQAGKLAPGPDMPADAPWQVIVSGAAPSGSLSMSELLAGKSADDPNAAAVAVGGDGLLIQLFTSGTTGTPKGVPIPLRALASFQAYQEFALDVRTDDVYWNAADPGWAYGLYWAILSPLSSGIRSLLLHAGFSAPLTWQVLEHFGVTNFTAAPTVYRALRAAGGTPPRIRLRRASSAGEPLTPEVVAWSLEHLGVAVRDHYGQTEHGMLICNAWHEALDAEVPAGSMGRTLPGWTCAVLADDADTVAPVGELGRVAIDTANSPLLWFLGYLDAPERTAQRFTPDGRWYITGDAGSQDENGCFRFSARDDDVIIMAGYRIGPFEVESVLVLHDQVAEAAVVGMPDELRGEVLEAFVVLRNGSGGSDELAAELQELVKRKFAAHAYPRTVHFVPELPKTPSGKVQRFVLRQKGNK is encoded by the coding sequence ATGGGTATCGACTTGAATCCACGTGTGCGGGAGTTGCTGGACATGTACGACCGGCCGGCGGCCTCGGCCGCCGACGTACTGTGCGACCGGCATCCCGCGAACGGGATCGCGTTCACCATCGTCGAGAGCGACCTGTCGTCGACCGATCTCACCTATGGCGAACTGCGGGAGCGCTCGTCCCGGTTCGCCGCGGCGCTGGCCGACCTCGGGATCGGGCCCGGCGATCGGGTCGCTACATTGATGGCGAAGTCCGCTGACCTGGTGGTCGCGCTGCTGGCCATCTGGCGCCGCGGGGCGGTGCACGTCCCGCTGTTCACCGCGTTCGCGCCGCCCGCCATCGCGTTCCGGCTCGAGGCGAGCCGGACCACGGTCGTCATCGCCGACGCAGACCAGGCGGGCAAGCTGGCGCCGGGGCCGGACATGCCCGCGGACGCGCCGTGGCAGGTCATCGTCAGCGGCGCGGCGCCCAGCGGCTCGTTGAGCATGTCGGAGCTGCTGGCCGGCAAATCCGCGGACGATCCGAACGCCGCCGCGGTCGCGGTCGGCGGAGACGGACTGCTGATCCAGCTCTTCACCAGCGGCACCACCGGCACACCGAAGGGGGTGCCGATTCCGTTGCGCGCCTTGGCTTCCTTCCAGGCGTACCAAGAGTTCGCGCTCGACGTCCGCACGGACGACGTGTACTGGAACGCCGCCGATCCGGGCTGGGCCTACGGCCTCTACTGGGCGATTCTGTCGCCGCTGTCCAGCGGTATCCGCAGCCTGCTGCTGCACGCGGGCTTCTCCGCGCCGCTCACCTGGCAGGTGCTCGAACACTTCGGCGTCACGAATTTCACCGCCGCCCCGACCGTGTACCGCGCGCTGCGCGCGGCGGGCGGCACGCCGCCGCGGATCAGGTTGCGCCGTGCGTCGTCGGCGGGTGAGCCGCTCACGCCGGAGGTCGTGGCCTGGTCGCTGGAGCACCTCGGCGTCGCGGTGCGCGATCACTACGGTCAGACCGAGCACGGGATGCTCATCTGCAACGCCTGGCACGAGGCGCTCGACGCGGAGGTGCCCGCGGGGTCGATGGGACGCACACTGCCGGGCTGGACCTGTGCGGTGCTGGCCGACGACGCGGACACTGTCGCGCCCGTCGGCGAACTGGGCCGTGTCGCGATCGACACGGCCAACAGTCCGCTGCTGTGGTTCCTCGGCTATCTGGACGCGCCCGAACGCACCGCGCAGCGCTTCACGCCGGACGGCCGCTGGTACATCACCGGTGACGCGGGCTCGCAGGACGAGAACGGCTGCTTCCGCTTCTCCGCCCGGGACGACGACGTGATCATCATGGCCGGGTACCGGATCGGCCCCTTCGAGGTGGAAAGCGTGCTGGTGCTGCACGATCAGGTCGCCGAGGCCGCCGTGGTCGGCATGCCCGACGAACTGCGCGGCGAAGTACTGGAGGCGTTCGTGGTGTTGCGCAACGGTTCCGGGGGCAGCGACGAACTCGCGGCGGAGTTGCAGGAGCTGGTGAAGCGGAAGTTCGCCGCGCACGCCTATCCGCGCACCGTGCATTTCGTGCCGGAGCTGCCGAAGACGCCCAGCGGCAAGGTGCAGCGATTCGTCCTGCGGCAGAAGGGAAACAAGTGA
- a CDS encoding helix-turn-helix transcriptional regulator gives MTHTALLRPRDSDALRAEIRWVAGTAGVPVAFGGEVHGDALLLSEFVGTLTNGLRGLSVLRTSGLGGRVMDSGRPASVADYVNTSTITHHYDGPVSGEGLRSIVAVPVVVGQCSRAVLYAATRGASPIGDRTADLVVQAGRRLATEIAIRDEVDRRLRLLEMTAPASDTAPAVAEELRDIHAELRGMARSADDDNLRGRLHTVCERLTRVMVGAPAADAPQLSRRELDVLSQVALGCTNQEAAQRLSLAAETVKSYLRNAMTKLDAHSRHEAVVAARRHGLLP, from the coding sequence ATGACCCACACCGCGCTGCTCCGCCCGCGCGACTCAGACGCGCTGCGCGCCGAAATCCGCTGGGTAGCGGGCACGGCCGGGGTACCGGTGGCGTTCGGCGGCGAGGTGCACGGCGATGCGCTGCTGCTATCGGAATTCGTCGGCACCCTGACCAATGGGCTGCGCGGTCTGTCCGTGCTGCGCACCTCGGGGCTGGGCGGGCGGGTGATGGACTCCGGCCGCCCGGCGTCGGTCGCCGACTACGTCAACACGTCCACGATCACCCACCACTACGACGGGCCGGTGTCCGGCGAAGGGTTGCGGTCGATCGTCGCCGTGCCGGTGGTGGTCGGCCAGTGTTCGCGGGCCGTGCTCTACGCCGCCACCCGCGGCGCCAGTCCGATCGGTGATCGCACCGCCGATCTGGTCGTGCAGGCGGGTCGCAGGCTGGCCACCGAGATCGCCATCCGGGACGAGGTGGACCGCAGGCTGCGGCTGCTGGAGATGACCGCGCCCGCCTCCGACACCGCGCCCGCGGTCGCCGAGGAACTCCGCGACATCCACGCCGAGCTGCGCGGCATGGCCCGCTCGGCCGACGACGACAACCTGCGCGGCAGGCTGCACACGGTGTGCGAACGCCTCACCCGCGTCATGGTCGGCGCCCCCGCCGCCGACGCGCCGCAACTGTCCCGGCGGGAGCTGGACGTGCTCTCGCAGGTCGCCCTCGGATGCACGAATCAGGAGGCGGCGCAACGGCTCTCGCTCGCCGCGGAAACGGTCAAGAGCTACCTGCGCAACGCGATGACGAAACTGGACGCGCACTCACGCCACGAGGCGGTGGTCGCGGCGCGGCGGCACGGGCTGTTGCCCTAG
- the trmD gene encoding tRNA (guanosine(37)-N1)-methyltransferase TrmD, with protein MKLDVVTIFPEYLEPLRTALLGKAIEKGLISVDVHDLRDWTHDVHKSVDDSPYGGGPGMVMKPTVWGDALDAVCPDDALLVVPTPAGVPFTQATAQRWATEDHLVFACGRYEGIDQRVFDDAARRVRVEEVSIGDYVLIGGEAAVLVLAEAVVRLIPGVLGNQQSHQEDSFSDGLLEGPSYTRPVTWRDLEVPPVLLSGDHAKVAAWRREQSLARTRERRPDLLP; from the coding sequence ATGAAACTCGACGTCGTCACGATCTTCCCCGAGTACCTCGAGCCGCTGCGGACCGCGCTGCTCGGCAAGGCCATCGAGAAGGGCCTGATCTCGGTCGACGTGCACGATCTGCGCGACTGGACGCATGACGTGCACAAATCCGTCGACGATTCCCCGTACGGCGGCGGCCCCGGCATGGTCATGAAGCCGACGGTGTGGGGTGACGCCCTGGACGCGGTCTGCCCCGACGACGCGCTGCTCGTCGTCCCGACGCCCGCGGGCGTCCCGTTCACCCAGGCGACCGCGCAGCGCTGGGCCACCGAGGACCATCTCGTCTTCGCCTGCGGCCGGTACGAGGGTATCGATCAACGTGTCTTCGACGATGCCGCCCGTCGGGTGCGCGTCGAAGAGGTGAGCATCGGCGATTACGTGCTGATCGGCGGGGAGGCGGCCGTGCTCGTGCTGGCCGAGGCCGTGGTCCGGCTGATCCCCGGTGTGCTCGGCAATCAGCAGTCCCACCAAGAGGATTCGTTCTCCGACGGCCTGCTCGAGGGCCCCAGTTACACCCGTCCGGTCACCTGGCGCGACCTCGAGGTCCCGCCCGTCCTGCTCTCCGGCGACCACGCCAAGGTGGCCGCCTGGCGCCGCGAGCAGTCCCTCGCGCGCACCCGCGAGCGCCGCCCCGATCTCCTGCCCTGA
- the rimM gene encoding ribosome maturation factor RimM (Essential for efficient processing of 16S rRNA) → MELVVGRVAKSHGVRGELVVEIRTDEPQARFAPGSTLRGRLARSKEVREFTVESAREHSGRLLVFLDGVSGREAADALRGMLFVVDSADLPPSADPDEYYDHELEGLTVQLTDETVVGTVREVLHSAAGELLSVRAAADGREILIPFVTAIVPTVSLADRLIVIDPPEGLLDPE, encoded by the coding sequence ATGGAACTTGTCGTAGGACGGGTCGCCAAGTCGCACGGCGTGCGTGGCGAGTTGGTCGTCGAGATACGCACCGACGAGCCGCAGGCCCGGTTCGCGCCGGGCAGCACGCTGCGCGGACGGCTGGCGCGGTCCAAGGAAGTTCGTGAGTTCACCGTGGAGTCGGCCCGAGAGCACTCGGGCCGGCTTCTGGTGTTTCTCGACGGCGTCAGTGGTCGCGAGGCGGCCGACGCGTTGCGCGGCATGCTGTTCGTGGTGGACAGCGCCGACCTGCCGCCCTCGGCGGATCCGGACGAATACTACGACCACGAACTCGAGGGGCTGACCGTTCAGCTCACCGACGAGACCGTGGTCGGCACCGTGCGTGAGGTCCTGCATTCGGCTGCGGGAGAACTGCTTTCGGTGCGGGCCGCCGCGGACGGCCGGGAGATCCTGATCCCGTTCGTCACCGCGATCGTGCCCACCGTCTCGCTGGCGGACCGGCTGATCGTGATCGATCCGCCCGAGGGACTGCTCGATCCGGAATAG
- a CDS encoding RNA-binding protein: MSAVVADAVEHLVRGIVANPDDVRVELITGRRGRTVEVHVHPDDLGKVIGRGGRTATALRTLVAGIGGRGIRVDVVDTDQ; encoded by the coding sequence ATGAGCGCAGTCGTCGCCGATGCTGTGGAACATTTGGTTCGCGGCATCGTCGCGAATCCGGATGACGTCCGCGTCGAGCTGATCACCGGCCGCCGCGGACGCACCGTCGAGGTGCACGTTCACCCTGATGACCTGGGCAAGGTGATCGGTCGCGGCGGTCGTACCGCGACCGCGCTGCGCACCCTGGTCGCCGGCATCGGCGGCCGGGGCATCCGGGTCGACGTGGTCGACACCGACCAGTAG
- the rpsP gene encoding 30S ribosomal protein S16, with protein MAVRIKLTRMGKIRNPQYRIVVADARTRRDGRAIESIGKYHPKEEPSLIEIDSERAQYWLGVGAQPTEPVQRLLEITGDWQKFKGLPGAEGTLKVKAAKASKLDLFNAALAAADNAPTTEAVTPKKKAAKKDEAAVAETEAAE; from the coding sequence ATGGCTGTTCGCATCAAGCTCACCCGTATGGGCAAGATCCGCAACCCGCAGTACCGCATCGTCGTCGCCGACGCGCGCACCCGCCGGGACGGCCGGGCCATCGAGTCCATCGGCAAGTACCACCCGAAGGAAGAGCCGTCGCTCATCGAGATCGATTCCGAGCGCGCTCAGTACTGGCTGGGTGTCGGCGCGCAGCCGACCGAGCCCGTCCAGCGCCTGCTGGAGATCACCGGTGACTGGCAGAAGTTCAAGGGCCTGCCGGGCGCCGAGGGCACGCTGAAGGTCAAGGCCGCCAAGGCGTCCAAGCTGGACCTGTTCAACGCCGCGCTGGCCGCCGCCGACAACGCCCCGACCACCGAGGCCGTCACCCCGAAGAAGAAGGCCGCCAAGAAGGACGAGGCCGCCGTGGCCGAGACCGAGGCTGCTGAGTAA
- a CDS encoding dihydrofolate reductase family protein, producing the protein MRELIVTENITLDGVIEAAEWFDVANAAGVDQSDLVETLRSQMADSDAVLFGRSTFEDMRGYWPAQSDDTTGVTDHLNRATKYVVSGTLDHPDWANTVVLRGPLVEEIRAVKAAPGKAIVATGSIRLVHALIAADLVDEYRMFVYPVVRGTGRRLFTEGAAIPALRLIETRPFESGVLLLRYRPA; encoded by the coding sequence ATGCGGGAATTGATCGTGACCGAGAACATCACGCTGGACGGGGTGATCGAGGCGGCGGAGTGGTTCGACGTGGCCAATGCGGCCGGCGTGGATCAGTCCGACCTGGTAGAGACGTTGCGGTCGCAGATGGCCGACTCCGACGCGGTCCTGTTCGGCCGGTCCACCTTCGAGGACATGCGGGGCTACTGGCCGGCGCAGTCCGACGACACCACCGGCGTCACCGACCACCTGAACCGGGCGACCAAGTACGTCGTCTCCGGCACCCTCGACCACCCGGACTGGGCGAACACCGTGGTGCTGCGCGGCCCGCTGGTCGAGGAGATCCGTGCGGTCAAGGCGGCGCCGGGCAAGGCCATCGTGGCCACCGGCAGCATCCGGCTGGTGCATGCCCTGATCGCCGCCGACCTGGTCGACGAGTACCGGATGTTCGTGTACCCGGTCGTGCGAGGCACCGGTCGGCGCCTGTTCACCGAGGGTGCGGCGATCCCGGCGCTGCGGCTCATCGAGACGCGCCCCTTCGAATCGGGGGTGCTGCTGCTGCGATACCGGCCCGCGTAG
- a CDS encoding class I SAM-dependent methyltransferase: MTASTPERRGSYGFDAPPIMVLLGVLALGFLIGAVVDVLIGEFASAAVLVLIGLAMAAQFSLFLHATRRGKFRAWDGLLDDLRLRGDERLLDLGCGRGAVLLAAAKRLPEGKAVGIDLWRSVDQSGNNSATTEQNAVAEQVADRVELHTGDITSLPFRTGEFDVVVSSLVIHNIKSSAGRAAAVREALRVLRPGGHLVLVDIGRTGEYETTLVANGAQALRARTLGWQVWWGGPWMPTRTLSATAPPAAA, from the coding sequence GTGACAGCGTCCACACCGGAGCGGCGGGGTTCTTACGGATTCGACGCGCCACCGATCATGGTCCTGCTAGGCGTGCTCGCGCTCGGATTCCTGATCGGTGCGGTGGTCGACGTGCTGATCGGCGAGTTCGCGTCGGCGGCGGTGCTGGTGCTCATCGGGCTCGCGATGGCCGCGCAGTTCAGCCTGTTCCTGCATGCCACCCGGCGCGGCAAGTTCCGCGCCTGGGACGGACTGCTGGACGACCTGCGGTTGCGCGGCGACGAGCGTCTGCTCGATCTCGGCTGCGGGCGCGGTGCGGTACTGCTCGCCGCGGCCAAGCGACTGCCCGAGGGCAAGGCCGTCGGCATCGATCTGTGGCGTTCGGTCGACCAATCCGGCAACAATTCCGCGACCACCGAGCAGAACGCGGTCGCCGAGCAGGTCGCGGACCGGGTCGAACTGCACACCGGCGACATCACCTCGTTGCCGTTCCGCACCGGCGAGTTCGATGTCGTCGTCTCCAGCCTGGTCATTCACAACATCAAATCCTCGGCGGGGCGCGCCGCCGCCGTGCGGGAGGCGCTGCGCGTGCTGCGGCCCGGCGGTCACCTCGTCCTCGTCGATATCGGCCGGACCGGCGAATACGAGACCACCCTCGTCGCCAACGGCGCGCAGGCCCTGCGCGCCCGGACCCTCGGCTGGCAGGTCTGGTGGGGCGGCCCGTGGATGCCGACCCGCACCCTGAGCGCCACCGCACCACCCGCCGCCGCCTGA
- a CDS encoding LLM class F420-dependent oxidoreductase — protein MSIRLGYQMPNFTYGQPVRELFPTVVAQARAAEAAGFDTVFVMDHFYQLPGLGAPGDPMLESYTALSALAASTERIQLSALVTGNTYRNPALLAKTVTTLDLVSGARAVLGIGAGWYELEHTSYGFEFGTFTERFERLDEALQIIRPMLRGEHATLDGEWYRADHAMNEPRLRDDLPIMLGGSGEKKTFALAARYADHLNIVCNASELPRKMAALHQRCAEIGRDPATLEVSYLCMLFLDEDGDQARKQQRDFLRGNGIELSEMSEAERAQSVADRQFAGDAAEVAEQLQRRVLDHGVQGLVVNMITNGHQPGAVELAGHALAPLVR, from the coding sequence ATGAGCATTCGCCTCGGCTATCAAATGCCCAACTTCACCTACGGACAACCGGTGCGTGAGCTGTTTCCGACCGTGGTCGCGCAGGCCAGGGCGGCCGAGGCCGCCGGTTTCGACACCGTGTTCGTGATGGACCACTTCTATCAACTGCCGGGGCTGGGCGCGCCGGGCGATCCGATGCTGGAGTCCTACACCGCGCTGTCCGCGCTGGCCGCCTCGACCGAGCGAATCCAGTTGTCGGCGTTGGTGACCGGCAACACCTATCGCAACCCGGCCCTGCTCGCCAAGACCGTCACCACGCTGGACCTGGTCAGCGGCGCTCGCGCGGTGCTCGGCATCGGCGCGGGCTGGTACGAACTCGAGCACACCTCCTACGGTTTCGAGTTCGGCACGTTCACCGAGCGTTTCGAGCGGCTCGACGAGGCGCTGCAGATCATCCGGCCGATGCTGCGCGGCGAGCACGCCACCCTCGACGGCGAGTGGTACCGGGCCGATCACGCCATGAACGAGCCGCGGCTGCGCGACGATCTGCCGATCATGCTCGGCGGTTCCGGGGAGAAGAAGACCTTCGCCCTGGCCGCGCGGTACGCCGATCACCTCAATATCGTGTGCAACGCTTCGGAATTGCCGCGCAAGATGGCGGCCCTGCACCAGCGCTGCGCCGAGATCGGCCGCGACCCGGCGACCCTGGAGGTCAGCTACCTCTGCATGCTGTTCCTCGACGAGGATGGGGACCAGGCGCGCAAGCAGCAGCGAGACTTCCTGCGCGGCAATGGCATCGAGCTGTCCGAGATGTCCGAGGCGGAGCGGGCGCAGTCCGTCGCGGACCGCCAGTTCGCCGGCGACGCCGCCGAGGTCGCCGAGCAATTGCAGCGCCGCGTCCTCGATCACGGCGTGCAAGGCCTCGTCGTCAACATGATCACCAACGGCCATCAGCCGGGTGCGGTCGAGCTCGCGGGACATGCCCTTGCGCCGCTGGTGCGTTGA
- a CDS encoding questin oxidase family protein: protein MSSYQDAVVDALERLDDLGYERNLGGGDLANHGPMGAEALAVLGHGDAVPAWVATYRKAAPHHEPPVPYQRIDGTDEADWRAALGDIGRAGDFEELFQREIAEEGWQAVLVRWWPRLLPGPMTGLTHGLIRTAHAVRGLTAAQPTPVQLRELSRGLGYWAARFVDATWAGRLTGQLPVPAALAAVPRLPERPRSPQEGLARMRNPQAMPGYTDALTTLAADHTDRLISEMTATYAGVCVAHSGAGFPIPLLHGVTAPAAARLVLPQLPRELHGPTVAALWQAQVTLLMMVTNGRDGEETALARAQRAEVPAWDELVGRAVDHGDEHVIKFTEACLREHALRPDPRYAWAVDIAQRQIERPDAEGGSAVAVRFARPAG, encoded by the coding sequence GTGTCCAGCTATCAGGACGCGGTCGTCGACGCACTCGAGCGCCTCGACGACCTCGGTTACGAACGCAATCTCGGGGGCGGCGATCTCGCCAACCACGGGCCGATGGGCGCCGAGGCGCTGGCGGTGCTCGGGCACGGCGACGCGGTTCCGGCGTGGGTCGCGACCTACCGCAAGGCGGCGCCGCACCACGAACCGCCCGTGCCGTACCAGCGGATCGACGGCACCGACGAGGCGGATTGGCGGGCCGCGCTCGGCGATATCGGTCGCGCGGGCGATTTCGAGGAACTGTTCCAGCGCGAGATCGCCGAGGAAGGCTGGCAGGCCGTGCTGGTCCGCTGGTGGCCGCGGTTGCTGCCGGGCCCGATGACCGGACTGACGCACGGACTGATCCGGACAGCGCACGCGGTGCGCGGGCTTACCGCCGCGCAACCGACTCCGGTGCAGCTGCGCGAACTGTCCCGCGGGCTGGGTTACTGGGCCGCCCGGTTCGTCGACGCCACGTGGGCGGGCAGGTTGACCGGGCAGCTGCCGGTACCCGCCGCGCTGGCCGCGGTGCCGCGCCTGCCCGAACGGCCACGCAGCCCGCAGGAGGGGTTGGCGCGGATGCGGAATCCGCAGGCGATGCCGGGCTACACCGACGCGCTCACCACGCTCGCCGCCGACCACACCGACCGGCTGATCTCGGAGATGACCGCGACCTACGCCGGGGTGTGCGTCGCGCACTCGGGCGCCGGATTCCCGATCCCGCTGCTGCACGGCGTCACCGCACCCGCCGCGGCCCGGCTCGTGCTGCCGCAGTTGCCGCGGGAACTGCACGGGCCGACCGTGGCCGCGCTGTGGCAGGCCCAGGTGACGCTGCTGATGATGGTCACCAACGGCCGTGACGGCGAGGAAACCGCTTTGGCCCGGGCACAACGGGCCGAGGTGCCTGCCTGGGACGAACTGGTCGGCCGAGCCGTCGACCACGGCGACGAGCACGTCATCAAGTTCACCGAGGCCTGCCTGCGCGAACACGCTCTGCGCCCGGACCCGCGCTATGCCTGGGCGGTCGATATCGCGCAGCGCCAGATCGAACGGCCCGACGCCGAAGGCGGTTCCGCGGTCGCGGTGCGTTTCGCCCGTCCGGCCGGCTGA
- a CDS encoding MarR family winged helix-turn-helix transcriptional regulator, with protein sequence MPDKPSAPRLPNRAEITEVIGYVPLIANFFDKARSDMPVAHQDSFAAHGLTARHGAVCVQLVPDAALSVSELAGRMGLALSTVSELVGDLDRAGWVSRQPDPANRRRTLVALLPQWREHMETFLARRAEPLLAAMATLTPEQRAGFAAGLQAWAHEIRHWRT encoded by the coding sequence ATGCCCGACAAGCCCAGCGCACCCCGGCTGCCGAACCGCGCGGAGATCACCGAGGTGATCGGCTACGTACCGTTGATCGCCAACTTCTTCGACAAGGCGCGCTCCGATATGCCTGTCGCACATCAGGATTCGTTCGCCGCCCACGGCCTCACCGCCCGGCACGGCGCGGTGTGCGTGCAGTTGGTGCCCGACGCGGCGCTCAGCGTCAGCGAGCTGGCCGGACGAATGGGGCTGGCCCTGTCCACGGTCAGCGAATTGGTCGGCGACCTCGATCGCGCGGGGTGGGTGAGCCGACAACCCGACCCGGCCAACCGCCGCCGGACCCTGGTCGCGCTCCTGCCGCAGTGGCGCGAGCACATGGAGACCTTCCTCGCCCGCCGCGCCGAACCACTACTCGCCGCGATGGCCACCCTCACGCCGGAGCAGCGCGCGGGTTTCGCGGCGGGACTTCAGGCCTGGGCGCACGAAATCCGCCACTGGCGCACCTGA
- a CDS encoding amidohydrolase family protein: MHLRGVLLPGDEVRDLWVRDGTVSFEPVPGAETLCRTGWIVPGLVDAHCHVGIRYGGGDEDAAGAIAQAETERDAGALLLRDAGSPIDTRFIDDHPELPKIIRAGRHIARPRRYIRELGIELDDERDLPEIVGEQARFGDGWVKIVGDWIDRSVGDLRPLWSDAILKEAIDAAHANGARVTAHVFGEDALPGLIGAGIDCLEHGTGLTDDTIELMAAHGTALVPTLVNIDTFPDIADSAGKFPVYAAHMRDLHRRVRTTVANAHDAGVPIFAGTDAGGSIRHGRIADEIAALGGAGLSPHDALGAASWDARAWLGRPGIEPGAPADFVVYQEDPRAHPETLTAPYAVILRGRVYAQRDPVTGHR, translated from the coding sequence GTGCATCTGCGTGGCGTGCTTCTCCCCGGTGACGAGGTCCGCGACCTGTGGGTGCGGGACGGAACCGTGTCGTTCGAGCCCGTGCCCGGAGCCGAAACGCTGTGCCGCACAGGGTGGATCGTGCCGGGACTGGTGGACGCGCACTGCCACGTCGGGATCCGCTACGGCGGTGGCGACGAGGACGCCGCGGGGGCGATCGCGCAGGCGGAGACCGAGCGGGACGCGGGCGCGCTGCTCCTGCGCGACGCCGGGTCGCCAATCGACACACGGTTCATCGACGACCATCCGGAACTGCCGAAGATCATCCGCGCCGGCCGCCATATCGCGCGCCCGCGCCGCTACATCCGGGAACTCGGCATCGAGCTGGACGACGAGCGCGACCTGCCGGAGATCGTGGGCGAACAGGCGCGCTTCGGCGACGGCTGGGTGAAGATCGTCGGCGACTGGATCGACCGCTCGGTGGGGGATCTGCGTCCGCTGTGGAGTGACGCGATCCTGAAGGAGGCGATCGACGCGGCCCACGCCAACGGCGCCAGGGTCACCGCGCACGTATTCGGCGAGGACGCGCTGCCCGGCCTGATCGGCGCGGGCATCGACTGCCTGGAGCACGGCACCGGCCTCACCGACGACACCATCGAGCTGATGGCGGCGCACGGCACCGCGCTGGTGCCGACCCTGGTCAATATCGACACCTTTCCCGACATCGCCGACAGCGCGGGCAAATTCCCCGTCTATGCCGCGCACATGCGGGACCTGCACCGCCGCGTGCGCACCACCGTCGCGAACGCGCACGACGCGGGCGTGCCGATCTTCGCGGGCACCGACGCGGGCGGTTCGATCCGGCACGGCCGCATCGCGGACGAGATCGCCGCGCTCGGCGGTGCGGGCCTGTCGCCGCACGACGCACTGGGTGCGGCCTCGTGGGACGCCCGCGCGTGGCTCGGCCGTCCCGGGATCGAACCCGGTGCTCCCGCGGATTTCGTTGTCTACCAGGAGGATCCCCGCGCCCACCCCGAGACTCTCACCGCGCCGTACGCGGTGATCCTGCGTGGCCGCGTGTACGCCCAGCGCGACCCGGTCACGGGCCACCGCTGA